A genome region from Candidatus Neomarinimicrobiota bacterium includes the following:
- a CDS encoding thioredoxin fold domain-containing protein, with amino-acid sequence MDAETFIDPALITFAEENFISYHLNVDSTQNKELSKNFNITGIPAFVFVDEEGNEVDRIVGYMPPQEYLAEMTRIRNGINTVPDLIRQLEDDPDNADLLVNLAGKVESMSGLKVAMTYWEMLFALDGVDPVLHSTAALKMALYHAKENEDPETLVSFINNETNTEVLPKAYDALRNFYRGAKDKEAEADTYRRYVDFMSGVHKESTGFLNGYAWRMTELELNLENALERVTQGIDMLAEDASAREKAQVMDTKGEVLWKLGRIDEAVAIMDECIVLQPEDVYYQEQKAKFQTPS; translated from the coding sequence CTGGACGCCGAAACATTTATTGACCCTGCGCTCATCACGTTTGCTGAAGAGAATTTCATATCCTATCATCTCAATGTAGACTCCACCCAGAACAAAGAACTTAGCAAGAATTTCAACATTACCGGCATTCCCGCGTTTGTCTTTGTGGATGAAGAGGGTAATGAGGTCGATCGCATTGTTGGCTATATGCCTCCCCAGGAATATCTGGCTGAGATGACCCGTATTCGAAACGGCATCAACACGGTTCCAGATCTTATCAGGCAGCTTGAGGATGATCCAGACAATGCAGACCTCCTGGTTAATCTCGCTGGCAAAGTGGAATCCATGAGTGGTCTCAAGGTTGCCATGACATACTGGGAAATGCTCTTCGCTTTAGATGGTGTAGATCCAGTGCTGCATTCAACGGCAGCCTTAAAAATGGCTCTTTACCACGCCAAAGAGAATGAAGACCCTGAAACCCTGGTGTCCTTTATCAATAACGAGACCAATACAGAAGTTCTCCCCAAGGCCTATGATGCACTACGGAACTTTTACCGCGGGGCTAAAGATAAAGAAGCCGAAGCAGACACTTATCGCCGTTATGTTGATTTTATGTCTGGCGTGCACAAAGAAAGCACAGGATTTTTGAATGGTTACGCCTGGCGCATGACCGAGCTTGAATTAAACCTGGAGAATGCCCTGGAGCGTGTGACCCAGGGAATCGACATGCTCGCCGAAGATGCAAGTGCTCGTGAAAAAGCCCAGGTCATGGACACAAAGGGCGAAGTGCTCTGGAAGCTTGGTCGCATTGACGAAGCCGTTGCGATCATGGATGAATGCATAGTACTTCAGCCTGAAGACGTCTACTATCAGGAACAAAAAGCAAAGTTCCAAACACCCAGTTAA